Proteins found in one Fusarium oxysporum Fo47 chromosome V, complete sequence genomic segment:
- a CDS encoding putative serine esterase-domain-containing protein, protein MSKPVVLADVTGGSAKATHLCVLVHGLWGNPSHLRNVAKALRDEYSEDELYILPAEKNCGNFTYDGIELGGERVCAEIEDKLRNIEEQGGKITKLSIAGYSLGGLVSRYAVGLLYAKGILDDLECMNFTTFASPHLGVRTPLKGWLNNIWNVLGARTLSMSGRQLFTIDKFRDTNRPLLAVLADPDSIFMSGLKKFKRRTLYTNIVNDRSVVHYTSAITKHDPYTDLEKVNINYLKGYEGVILDPDHPIALRPKFQQDTLLTDYEALKKWVKSIPFMVTVGVIIPIGVVVFLANSAVQTVRSANRIKAHESGEAGLKIEQYRMPLRIKEIREEVEQAYEVLNSSQNQQYLASSDSEDDLAYDAEDRKLLKKERRMSTPGQPTLALTPDQFEMIENLDAAGWRKFPVHIQKHRHSHAAIVVRMDKESFADGWVVLKHFAGNQVILIRHTPTSWHPSRVNRHILSPDQPTPHHGPIGNLSSQLPLDQLDLLFYFASLRSFFLDEQDLLESATMVLTHTTNHNYNHPFPTVTLAYFLRYSSPQLNPFAAHVLSTDTIESYVDPKTRRLHTTRIHLKKSRMPGAVYKLLPASVTGGGSGDKASYILETSVVDIKEGWMKTESRNLNFTGVLSVIEKQEFNVPTEGVNQNPNETAVTTMVQFRSRLGDKIRGKLGQAQEDGWFKNGIIGGWGTKGIQRSIESIASTKTQDQMGKSRDGMKLVLERLRNNGVMGVLETIRRERQRQLA, encoded by the exons ATGTCTAAACCTGTTGTTCTTGCAGACGTTACTGGCGGAAGCGCAAAGGCTACTCACCTTTGTGTTTTAGTTCACGGC CTTTGGGGAAACCCAAGTCATTTGCGCAATGTCGCTAAGGCGTTGCGCGACGAATATTCCGAAGACGAATTATATATCCTgcctgctgagaagaactgCGGCAACTTCACATACGATGGCATTGAACTTGGTGGCGAGCGCGTGTGCGCAGAGATCGAGGACAAGTTACGCAACATTGAAGAGCAAGGAGGCAAGATCACCAAGTTGAGTATTGCAGGATATTCGCTCGGTGGTCTAGTTTCGCGGTATGCGGTTGGTTTGCTTTATGCGAAGGGaattcttgatgatctcgaaTGCATG AACTTTACCACATTTGCATCCCCCCATCTCGGAGTAAGAACGCCACTTAAAGGATGGCTCAACAACATCTGGAACGTCCTCGGCGCCCGAACGCTATCAATGTCCGGTCGCCAACTTTTTACCATCGATAAATTCCGCGACACCAATCGACCTCTTCTCGCAGTGCTCGCCGATCCAGATTCTATCTTCATGTCTGGTCTCAAGAAGTTTAAGCGCCGCACACTATACACAAACATTGTCAACGATCGAAGTGTTGTACACTACACATCCGCCATTACCAAACATGATCCTTATACAGACCTTGAAAAGGTCAACATCAACTACCTCAAGGGATACGAGGGTGTGATTCTTGACCCTGACCATCCTATTGCGCTTCGACCGAAATTCCAACAAGACACGCTATTGACAGACTACGAAGCTCTCAAGAAGTGGGTCAAGAGCATCCCGTTTATGGTGACGGTCGGTGTTATAATTCCGATCGGAGTTGTTGTCTTCCTCGCCAACTCTGCCGTCCAAACAGTTCGAAGTGCCAATCGAATCAAGGCGCACGAGTCAGGAGAGGCTGGGTTGAAGATCGAGCAGTACCGCATGCCCCTGCGGATTAAGGAGAttcgagaagaagtcgaaCAAGCTTACGAGGTTCTCAACAGCTCACAGAACCAGCAATACTTGGCATCGTCAGACTCAGAAGATGATCTGGCGTATGATGCTGAGGATCgcaagctgctgaagaaagAGCGCAGGATGTCGACTCCTGGACAGCCTACGCTTGCGCTGACTCCTGATCAGTTCGAGATGATTGAGAACTTGGATGCAGCTGGTTGGCGCAAGTTTCCTGTTCACATTCAGAAGCATCGACATAGTCACGCGGCTATTGTTGTGCGCATGGATAAGGAGAGTTTCGCTGATGGTTGGGTTGTTTTGAAGCACTTTGCTGGAA ACCAAGTTATATTAATTCGTCATACTCCCACATCGTGGCATC CATCACGTGTTAATCGCCACATTCTCTCCCCAGATCAACCGACCCCTCATCACGGCCCAATCGGAAACTT GTCAAGCCAATTGCCACTCGATCAATTGGACCTCTTGTTCTACTTCGCTTCTCTTCGATCCTTTTTTCTTGACGAGCAGGATTTGCTCGAATCCGCGACAATGGTTCTCACTCATACGACAAACCACAACTATAACCACCCATTCCCGACTGTCACTCTCGCCTACTTCCTCCGATACTCCTCGCCTCAGCTAAACCCCTTCGCCGCCCATGTTCTCAGCACCGACACCATTGAGAGCTATGTCGACCCAAAAACCCGTCGACTTCACACAACTCGCATCCATTTGAAGAAAAGTCGAATGCCTGGTGCTGTATACAAGCTACTTCCTGCCAGTGTCACTGGTGGTGGCTCTGGAGACAAGGCTTCATACATCCTGGAGACGAgtgttgttgatatcaaggagGGTTGGATGAAGACGGAGAGTCGAAACCTCAATTTCACGGGTGTACTTTCTGTcattgagaagcaggagTTCAACGTGCCTACCGAAGGTGTTAACCAGAATCCTAACGAGACTGCTGTGACGACTATGGTTCAGTTCAGGTCAAGACTGGGGGATAAAATTAGGGGCAAGCTGGGACAAGCCCAAGAGGACGGTTGGTTCAAGAATGGCATCATTGGTGGCTGGGGCACGAAGGGCATTCAACGCAGCATCGAAAGCATCGCCTCTACCAAAACGCAGGATCAAATGGGTAAAAGCCGCGATGGCATGAAACTCGTCCTCGAACGATTGCGCAACAATGGCGTAATGGGAGTCCTCGAGACGATACGGCGAGAACGTCAACGACAGCTCGCTTGA
- a CDS encoding kinase-like domain-containing protein, with protein sequence MSDLQGRKVFKVFNQDFIVDERYTVTKELGQGAYGIVCAAVNNQTNEGVAIKKVTNVFSKKILAKRALREIKLLQHFRGHRNITCLYDMDIPRPDNFNETYLYEELMECDLAAIIRSGQPLTDAHFQSFIYQILCGLKYIHSANVLHRDLKPGNLLVNADCELKICDFGLARGFSVDPEENAGYMTEYVATRWYRAPEIMLSFQSYTKAIDVWSVGCILAELLGGRPFFKGRDYVDQLNQILHILGTPNEETLSRIGSPRAQEYVRNLPFMPKKPFPSLFPQANPDALDLLDKMLAFDPSSRISVEQALEHPYLHIWHDASDEPDCPTTFNFDFEVVEDVGQMRGMILDEVMRFRQTVRTVPGQGGPAGLQNQQGVPVPLPQGNSQWTAEDPRPQEYQGHGNTGLEQDLQGGLDASRR encoded by the exons ATGTCGGACCTCCAAGGACGGAAGGTCTTCAAGGTCTTTAACCAGGACTTTATTGTCGACGAGCGCTACACGGTCACCAAGGAGCTTGGACAGGGAGCCTACGGTATCGTCTG TGCCGCCGTTAACAACCAAACCAACGAGGGCGTCgccatcaagaaggtcaCCAATGTCTTCAGTAAGAAGATCCTCGCCAAGCGCGCTCTGCGCGAGATAAAGCTGCTTCAGCACTTCCGAGGCCACCGCAAC ATCACATGTTTGTACGACATGGACATTCCTCGACCCGATAACTTCAACGAGACGTATCTGTACGAGG AGCTGATGGAGTGTGATTTGGCTGCTATCATTCGATCTGGCCAGCCTCTTACCGATGCCCATTTCCAATCCTTTATCTACCAGATCCTTTGTGGTCTCAAGTACATTCACTCCGCCAATGTGCTCCACCGAGATCTCAAGCCCGGAAACTTGCTCGTCAATGCCGACTGTGAGCTCAAGATTTGTGATTTCGGTCTTGCCCGAGGTTTCTCAGTCGATCCCGAGGAGAATGCAGGATACATGACCGAGTACGTTGCTACCCGATGGTACCGTGCGCCCGAGATCATGTTGAGCTTCCAGAGCTACACCAAAGCGA TTGATGTTTGGTCTGTTGGTTGTATTCTTGCTGAGTTGTTGGGTGGCCGACCTTTCTTCAAGGGCCGTGACTACGTCGACCAGCTCAACCAGATTCTTCACATTCTTGGAACTCCTAACGAAGAGACCCTCTCTCGCATTGGCTCACCCCGTGCTCAGGAATACGTTCGCAACCTACCTTTCATGCCCAAGAAGCCATTCCCTAGCCTGTTCCCTCAGGCCAACCCTGACGCTCTCgaccttctcgacaagaTGCTCGCCTTCGACCCCTCATCTCGTATTAGTGTAGAGCAAGCTCTCGAGCACCCTTACCTCCACATCTGGCACGATGCCTCAGATGAGCCCGACTGCCCTACCACATTCAACTTCGACTTCGAGGTCGTTGAGGATGTTGGCCAGATGAGAGGCATGATCCTGGACGAGGTGATGCGATTCCGACAGACTGTTCGCACTGTTCCCGGCCAAGGTGGCCCCGCTGGTCTCCAGAACCAGCAGGGTGTCCCCGTTCCTCTGCCTCAGGGCAACAGCCAATGGACAGCGGAGGACCCTCGTCCACAGGAGTATCAGGGCCATGGAAACACGGGGCTCGAGCAGGATCTTCAGGGAGGACTGGATGCCTCTAGGAGATAA
- a CDS encoding tyrosine protein phosphatase LTP1, with the protein MPDQINVLFVCLGNICRSPMAEGIFQSLAKQPNLKDKIGRIDSCGTAAYHSGEPPDDRTMATLEANGINDYDHLARRFHPSDFNTFDYIFAMDRSNLSDLHRLQKNAPDSKAKVMLFGEFSGTKRPEIVNDPYYGGDDGFAKAYEQCTRFSKNFLKETFGEE; encoded by the exons ATGCCGGATCAAATAAACGTCCTCTTTGTGTGTCTCGGCAATATTTGCCGCTCACCCATGGCTGAGGGTATCTTCCAGAGCCTTGCCAAGCAGCCGAATCTCAAGGATAAGATTGGGCGCATCGACTCTTGCGGTACAG CTGCCTATCACAGCGGAGAACCCCCGGATGACCGAACCATGGCTACTCTTGAGGCCAATGGTATAAATGATTATGACCATCTCGCGCGGCGC TTCCACCCGAGCGATTTCAACACCTTTGACTACATTTTCGCCATGGACAGGTCGAACCTCTCCGATCTCCACAGACTACAGAAGAACGCCCCAGACTCCAAAGCCAAGGTTATGCTCTTCGGCGAATTCAGCGGAACAAAGCGACCCGAGATCGTCAACGATCCTTACTACGGCGGAGACGACGGCTTCGCAAAGGCGTATGAGCAGTGCACACGGTTCTCCAAGAACTTCTTGAAGGAGACTTTCGGAGAAGAGTAA